The sequence below is a genomic window from Tistrella mobilis.
GATTGACGGTCGGGCGCCGGCGGCTCAATCCAGCCCGGTCTTGCCCGGCGCCCAATAGGCCTTGGCCCGGATCCGTGCCGCCGGCACGCCGATCGCCTTCAGGGCCCGGCTTATCCGCTGGATCGATCCGGCCTTGCCGGTCAGGGCGAAGCGGGCGCCCCGGGCGGCAAGGCGGATCAGCTCGGCCTCGGCCGCCGCCAGATGTGCATCCCCCGCCTGCCGGCCGATCACCCGCGCACGGTCCAGCCCTATCCGCGCCAGCACCAGCCGTGCCTCGGCAACATCCGACACCTCGAACAGATGTGCGCTCTCGTCGCTCCGGGGCCCGAGCGAGGCCGCGAGGGCGAACGAGGTTTCGTCGCCGAACACCACGACCGGCCATCCGCTGCCGGGATCGGAGAGATCCAGCGACCGGCGCGGCCCGAAGACACGGTATTCCGCACCAACCGTCAGCCCGGCGGCCCAGCGGCTGCCGGGTGTCGCATCCGGCCCTGCGTCCCGGTCGTGCAAGTAGGCCAGCAGCTGCGTCCGCCCGGCGGCGGCATCCCAGAAAATCGGCGTGTAGGTCCGGGCGGTCATGCCGGTTCCCATCGCCACCTGCAGCTTCTGGCCGATGGTCCAGGCGACATCCTTGAGCGCCGCCCCCTCCAGCGTGATCAGCCGGAAATGCGGCGACAGCGTCTCCACCGCCGCGACCCGTGCCGGGCGCATGAACCAGCTCTGCAAGGTGCGGGCGATCCGGCCGGGCTGCGGTGCGGCATCAGTGCGCGGTTCGAAGGTCGAGGTCATGGCAGCGCTCCTGTGGTCGGGCGTCGAATCTTGGCGTCAGGGGCAAGATAGGTAGCCCCGGCGCTGACCACATTCGTTCAACCAGACAAAATATTACGATATCCGGTCAATCCGCGCCGCTGCCATCCTGCCGCCGCCGCTCGGCCAGATAGCGCGCCGGCGGCTTGCCCAGGGCCTTGCGGAACATGGTCACGAAGGCGCCGGCGCTTTCATAGCCGAGATCCAGTGCCACGCTCTGCACGGCGGCGCCCTGATCCAGCCGTTGCAGGGCGATCAGGATATGCAGCTGCTGGCGCCAGCGGCCGAAGCTGAGCCCGGTTTCGCGCGTCAGGGCCCGGGTCAGCGTGCGCGGGGCGGCGGCCATGCGCTTGCCCCAGGTCTCGATCGTCGCACGATCCGACGGATCGGCCATCAGCGCGGCGGCGATCCGGCGCAGCCGCGGATCCTTCGGCATCGGAAAGTTCAGCTGCTCCACCGGTGCCCGTGCCAGCTGGTCCAGCAGCACCGCGGCAATCCGGCCGTCGGGCCCGTCTTCGTCGTAAAGCACCGGCATGCGGGCGGCATGCAGCAGCAGCTGTTCCAGCAGTGGCGAGACCGCCACCGTGCAGCAGCCGGCGGGCAGGGCGGGGGCGGCATCGGGCGCGACGAACAGGCAGTAGACCTCCACCGCGCCCGCGATGGTTGCGGTATGCGGAACGCCGCCGGGGATCCACACCGCGCAGTGCGGCGGCACGATCCATACCCCGTCATCGGCCTCGCACCGCACGATGCCTTTCAGGGTGAAGATCAGCTGGGCCTTGCGATGAAAATGGACGCCCATTTCCGTCAGCCCCATGCCGGCCGCCAGATCGGCGCCGATGGCGGTGATGGCACGCGGCACCTCTTCGGGGGAAAATCCGGCCTTTTCCATCGGGTCGGGCGCATGATCGAAACGGTAGAAGGGCATCGCCGCCTCCGCTCAACCGGGCCGGTGGCCGCGGATCACGTCCAGCTCGGCCCGTGTCGTCACGATCCGGACCGCGATGGCGCCGCCGCGGCCGCGGATGTCCAGCACCCGATGCCCGATCCGCCCCAGATCGGCCGGCCCCGGGCCGCGCCCGCCGGCCACCACGCCGGCCACCGTCGCCTCCGACAGGATCACCGTGCAGCGTTCGGCCTTGGTCGCCTCTTCCAGCCGTGCCGCGACATTGCCGGTATCGCCCAGGAACTGGATCGGCCTGGGGGCGATCATGCCGGTGGTGCCCACCACCGATTGCCCCAGATGCACGCCGATACCGATCCGCAGCGGCTCGTCCAGTTCGTGGCGGAGTTCGGCCGACAGGGCATCCACCCCGTCCCAGATCGCCGCCGCCGCGGCCAGTGCCGCCCGGCAGGTGGCGGGCACGTCGTCGACCGGTCCGGTGCCGCCGAACACGCTCATCACCCCGTCGCCGGCGATGCCGGTGACCCGGCCGCCGGCGGCGGTGACCGCTTCGGTCACCACATCGACATAGCGTTCGATCAGATAGAGCGCGTCATAGGCCGTGCGTTCGGCGGCAAGCCGGGTGGAGGCGCGCAGATCGGTGAACAGCGCCACCACCATCGCCTCGCGGGCATGGCCGACCAGCCCGGCGGCGCCGGTGCGATCCTCGACCATCGTGCCGGTGAAGCGGGCGCCGGGGGGGATCAGCGGCTGCACGGTCAGATCGGTGAGCGGCCGGAGCTGGCAGGCAAGGCGCACATCCGCGGGGGCCCGGATCCGGCGCAGCATCCCGGCCTCCACCGCCTGGGGCGGCGGCTGCCTGTCCCCGCCGTCCAGCACCCGCACCCGGCAGGTGGAGCAGCGCCCCTGGCCGCCGCAGATCGAGGCATGGGGGATGCGGGCGCTGAGGCTCGCTTCCAGCACGCTCCAGCCCCGCGGCACCGTGACGGTGGTGTCGCCGCCATCGGCGGCCGCCGGGCCGGCATAGCGGATCCGGACCGCCCGGAAACGCCGGGCATGGCCGTCGCGCAGCAGCCGCCCGGTCAGCACCGTCGCCACCAGCAGCACCCAGGCGCCGGTCAGGCATTCGACCCAGGGGCCAAGGCCCGCGCGGGCTGCGGCCGCCACCTCGGGGGCGATCGCGGTCATGCGGGCCAGCTCCGGATCGCCGGCGGCCGCCCGCGCCTGGATATCCGCCCCGGCGATGGCGATGCCGATCACCGCCAGCACCGGCACCAGGCAGGCGGCGACCAGCAGCAGATGCGACCGGGCCATGAACCAGGTCTTGAACCGCAACCAGCGGTAGAGGCCGATGCAGCCATGCACCCAGACCACGACCAATAGCAGCAGTTGCAGGAACAGGTTGATGCCCGCCTCGGGCAGCCAGTAGCCGGCGAGCAGCCGCCAGTAGCTGTCGTCCAGCCCGTAGAGCATCTCGCCCAGCCGCACGCTCACCGCATGGCGGATCACGATCAGCGGGATCAGCAGCCCCAGCCCCAGCTGCCAGGCCTCCACGGCCGACATGCGCAGATGCCGCCGCCGCCACAGGGCGTGCAGCCCCAGCGCCGCATGGATGGTGAAGGCACCATAGAGCGCGGTATGGCCGATCCAGCCCTTCCACGGCGCCAGCAGCACCCGGCTGGTTGCCTCCATGGCCGGTGCGGTCAGGATGCCCGAGGCGTGGGTGAGAAAGTGACAGCTTGCATAGAGGAAGAGGATGAGGCCCGATATGATGCGCAGCCGGGCCAGAACCGGCGCGGGCGGCCGGGCTGCGCCGGTTCGGGCTGAGCCGGTTCGGGCTGAGCCGGTCTCCGCCGCATCCGCGCCGCCAGGCGACCGCCGGCCCTGCGCCGGACGCCGGGCGCCGAACGACCACCGGAAAGATATGCGACCCAGCATGGTCAGACGCACCGACCCTCGTTCCGCCAGGGACAGCCTGGCACGTATTCCTCTGTTCGGGGCGCTGTCGCCCGACGAGATCGCCGCCCTCGATGCCGCCTGCAGCTGGCGGCGGGTAGAGGCCGGCGCGGCGATCATAGATCATCAGGACGACGGGACCGATGTTTTCTTCGTGGTCCGTGGCCATGTGCGGGTGATGATCCGCCAGCCCGGCGGGCAGAGCGTCATTCTGCGCGATATTGGCGACGGCGAATTCTTCGGCGAACTCGCGGCGATCGACGGCCAGCCGCGTTCCGCCGGCATCCAGGCGGTCACGGCCGCCACCGTCGCGCGCATGCCCGCCGCCATCTTCCGCCGCGCGATCCACGACCACCCCTCGGTCTCGGATCAGGTTCTGGGCCTTCTGGCGGGCCAGGTGCGGATGCTGGCGACCCGGGTCACCGAATTCTCCACCCTCAATGTCCGCCACCGGCTCTATGCCGAACTGCTCCGCCTCTCCCGCCCCGACCCGCGCGACCCCGCCCATGCGATCATCTCGCCCCCGCCGATCCAGGCCGACCTCGCCGCGCGGATCAGCTCGCACCGCGAAGCCGTGTCCCGCGAACTGGCGGCCCTCACCCGCGCCGGCCTGCTCGACCGCCGCCGCGGCGCCCTGGTCCTGCTCGACCCGGCCCGCCTGCGCCAGCTGGTGGAAGAGGCTTATGCGGGGGGGTGAGGGGGATAGCCGCAACACCAAAGCGGAGACGCGCGCCGGTCTCGACGCCGCCATGCGTCCCGAAGGTCGCCTGCGGCTCGGCACGGTTTTGCAGGACATCGGGCAAAGGCACGGCATCACCCGTGACGACATCGACGCCATCGAAGGGGCGCGGGATAAGCGGCCTGCCGAACCCATGGCGTTCGATTGACGCGTGATCCTGCCGGGTGCCGGTGCCGTCTTCGAAAGGTGACCTGCGACCCGGAGACCCGGCCGCACGGTCCCATGCCGATCTCACCGTCAAGGCACGTGCAGCCGGAAAGGGTTTCCTTACCCCCGACGGCTATATCGCCGCGATCGCCGCTGCACGCGGATTCGCCGTCGCATCGTGCGATACGGCTGCATTCGATGCCGCAGGCTTGACGGTGATAGATCCCTGGCGCTGAGGCAGCGCGACGTCTCGCGCGGGAAGGGAACTGGTGGAAGAGGCTTATGCGGGGGGTGAGGGGGCAGTCATCCCTATGGAATAAGCATGTGGTCAAATGATATTGTCAAATAAGTCACGCCATTCTGGATTCTGCTCTTCGATCAGTCGAATTTTCCACGAGCGTTTCCAGTCTTTAAGCCGTTTCTCCCGCTGAATCGCATCATCGATCCTGTCATGAAATTCAACATAGACCAGCCGCCGGACATCGTACCGTCCTACAAAGCTATCCCCCGTTGATTCTCGATGTTCGAATATTCGGCGAGCAAGGTCTGTAGTCACGCCCACATAGAGCGTGCCATGATAACCGTTGGCAAGAATGTAGACACAGGGTTGACGTGAGGTCATTCGTATCTCTGTTGCTTGGGCCTGTGTATTATTGTTTAACCTTCAAGAGGCCATCGTCACTCTGCGAAAATTCCTTGGGATGCGCAGGACCACCGGTCAGGTGATGCCTGTGTCCGGCTCCGCCCTGGCCATCTTGCGCACAAACATCTCCACCGTCATCCCGGCGCAGGCCGGGATCCAGGTTTGCCGCCGCGTGACGGCTGCCGGACTTACGCGTGCCGGCCCTGATGACCGCATCCAGTCCGATGCCCGACAGTTCGGTCTCTCCGGATATCCGGCATTCATTTTCGTGGCAGCCAACCTGGATCCCGGCCTTCGCCGGGATGACGGTGGTCTCTTCCGGGCGTGCGCCGGAACTGCCGGAGTCAGACATCGAGGGTGCCGCGGACAACCCCTTGCCGGCCGGTCAGGTAACGCCTGTGTCCGGCTCCGCCCTGGCCATCTTGCGCACAAACACCTCCACCGTCATCCCGGCGCAGGCCGGGATCCAGGTTTGCCGCCGCGTGACGGCTGCCGGACTTACGCGTGCCGGCCCTGATGACCGCATCCAGTCCGATGCCCGACAGTTCGGTCTCTCCGGATATCCGGCATTCATTTTCGTGGCAGCCAACCTGGATCCCGGCCTTCGCCGGGATGACGGTGGTCTCTTCCGGGCGTGCGCTGGAACTGCCGGGATCAGACATCGAGGGTGCCGCGGACAACCCCTCGCTGGCCGGTCAGGTAACGCCTGTGTCCGGCTCCGCCCCGGCCATCTTGCGCACAAACACCTCCACCGTCATCCCGGCGCAGGCCGGGATCCAGGTTTGCCGCCGCGTGACGGCTGCCGGACTTACGCGTGCCGGCCCTGATGACCGCATCCAGTCCGATGCCCGACAGTTCGGTCTCTCCGGATATCCGGCATTCATTTTCGTGGCAGCCAACCTGGATCCCGGCCTTCGCCGGGATGACGGTGGTCTCTTCCGGGCGTGCGCCGGAACTGCCGGAGTCAGACATCGAGGGTGCCGCGGACAACCCCTCGCTGGCCGGTCAGGTAACGCCTGTGTCCGGCTCCGCCCCGGCCATCTTGCGCACAAACATCTCCACCGTCAGCCAGGCCCTGCACCAGGTCCCGCAGCGAGCGTGTCGTCAGGCTCTGCCATATCGCCCCCTCTGTTCCTACCCCCCCTCCGCCCGATACCGCCCCGGGCTCTGGCCGGTCCATTTGCGGAAGGCGCGGTGGAAGGAGCTGGGGTCGGCGAAGCCGGCCGCGGCGGCGGCGTCGGCGACCGAGGCGGTGGGGTCGCGGAGGACGTCGATGGCGATGTCCAGGCGCAGCGCGTCCTTGATCGCCCGGTAGCTCTGGCCCTCGGCCGCCAGGCGGCGGTGCAGGGTGGCGGTGGAGATGCCGAAGGCGGCGGCCAGGCTGTCGATATCCGGCCAGTCGTCGGGGTGCAGGCCGCGCAGATGGTGGCGCACCCGCACCAGCCAGGCATCGGCATTGCGATAGCGCACCAGAATATTGCCCGGGGCCTGTTTCAGAAAGCGGGTCAGGGAGCGGCGCGAGCGGTCGATCGGCAGGTCCAGCAGCTCGGCATCGAAGACCAGCCGGCTGTCGGCCTGGCCGAAGCGCAGATCGTTGCAGAACAACCGGCGGTAATCGTCGGTATAGGCCGGCACCCGTGCGCGGACGTCGATCCAGCGGATCGGGATCCGCCGGCCCACCAGCCAGCAGGCGGCCCCGTGCAGCATCAGCCATATGGTGAAATCGGCGAAGGCCCGCGGCGGGGGCAGGGGCGCCCCGCCGGTCGGGCGGCGGCCCCGCATCACCAGCTGGGCATGGTCGCCGCTGCGCAGCAGCCGCAGATCGATATCGTCGAAGACCAGCATCATGAACCGGGTCATGATCCGGATCGCCGCCCCCAGATCCGGCGCCTCGCGGGCGGTGGCGCACATGAAGCCGAAGCTGCCGCGCTTCATCCGCCGCCGGTTCATCGCGAAGAATTCGTCATCCAGCAGCCGGGTCAGCCCGCGCCACAGCCGGGCATAGGTCTCTGCATCCACCCGCGCCCCCGGCCGGGTCAGGGCGACCGGGTCGATGCCGGCCGATCGCAGCACCGGCCCGGTATCCAGCCGCAGCCGATGGGCGCCTTCCAGGGCTTCGGCCACCAGATGGGCCGAAATCGTGCCGGCCGGCACGTCTCCCTCGCCCGTGTTCCGTGATCCGGATCCGTTCTCCGTTGTCATACGTTCCGCCGGCCTTTCCCCCACCCCTTGTCCCTGCGGTCAGGGGATAAACCGGAAGTCGGCCGGCGTAAAGCGGCCAGTGCGGAATGCCGCGCCGGATCACCCGGCCGCGGGCCAGGCGGCCAGGGCCTGTTCGGCGATCGCCGTCAGCTTCTCGCGGCTGAATCCGGCCTTGGCCTGCACCGCCAGGCCGTGCAGGGTGGTCAGAAGGAAGGCCGCAAGCACCTCGGGGCGGGCGGCAGCCGGCAGATCGCCCTCGCGCTTCGCCCGCTCGAACCGGGCGGCGAGCTGCGCCTCGCCGGCGGCGCGGGCCTCGATCAGCATCTGCCGTACCGGCTCCGCCTCGTCCGATCCGGCCAGCACGCCGTTGATGCCCAGGCAGCCGGTATGGTCGGGATATCGGGTGTTGAGGTCGATCGCGCTGAACAGGATATGGGCCGCCACCTCCCGCGCCGTCTTCAGCTCCAGCGCCGCCGGGATGTAGTCCAGATGGCGCTCGTAATAGCGGGCGAGCGCCTTGCGGAACATCGCTTCCTTGTTGCCGAAGGCGGAATACAGCGCCGGCCGCTCCACCCCGGCCGCCCGGGTGAGATCGGTATAGGACGCGCCTTCAAAGCCCTTGCGCCAGAACACGCACATCACGGCGTCGAGTGCCTGATCTACGTCGAATTCGCGATGGCGCCCCATCAGTCCCGCCCGGAATTGATCACGGCTTGCATCCTATGCCGCTTGACAACCCCTGTCCATATTTCATACCAATCATTACTATAATGATCAGTACGAAATGAAACGCTCTCTGGAGCGTCGAAAACGGAGGTCTCATGTCGAAGATGCTGACGGGCAGGGTGGCACTGGTCACCGGCGGGTCCCGCGGGCTTGGTGCCGCGGTGGCGGGGGCGCTGGCCGATCGGGGGGCGGATGTGGCGATCAGCTATGTCGCCTCGGCCGACAAGGCGGCGGCGGTGGTCGCGGATCTCAAGGCAAGGGGGGTGCGCGCGGCCGCGTTTCGCAGCGATCAGGCCGATACCGCCGCGGCGGCACCGCTGATCGGCCGGGTGATGGCCGAATTCGGCCGGCTCGACATTCTGGTCAACAATGCCGCCATTTCGGTGCTGGGCCGGATGGTGGACGATCCGGCCGCCGACACGGCCCGGCTCGACCGGCTGTGGCAGACCAATGTCGCGGGGGCCGTGGCGACCACGCGCGCGGCCGCGCCGGTGCTGTCGGATGGCGGCCGGATCATCTTCATCGGCTCGGCGCTCGGCAGCCGCGTGCCCTTTCCGGGCGTCGCCGATTATGCCGGCAGCAAGGCGGCGATCGCCGGCTATGCCCGCGGGGCGGCGCGTGATCTGGGGCCGCGCAACATCACGGTCAATGTCGTCCAGCCGGGCATCATGCCCACCGACATGGCGGCGGAGGTGGGCGACAGCGTGCCCGATGCGGTGATGGATCTGCATCCCATCCGCCGGATCGCGACGCTGGACGAGGTGGCGGGGCTGGTCTGCTTCCTGGCCGGACCCCATGGCGGCTACATGACCGGCGGCGTCGTCGACATCGCCGGCGGCGTTCAGGTCTGAGACGCCCCCCGCCTTGCTGCCGATGCGGCATAGGTCACCCGCCGCAGCCGGTTCAGCTCTCCCAGCGGCCGGTGGGCGGCAAGGGCGTTCCAGGGCGTGAAGGCGGTGTCGCGGCCGCGCCCCGCCACCACCGGCTGGGGTGGCAGCTCCAGCCGGGCCACGGCGGTGAACGGCCCGGTCCAGCGGGCGATGCCGTCGTCGAGCAGCTCGTGCTCGCCCTGGCGGGGCTGGATCAGGAAGTCGAAGCCGATCGGCCCGCGGGCGAAGGCCTTGCGCAGCCGTTCGGCGAAGCTGCCGCCCCGCACATTCCGCCAGGCGGCATCCGGCCGGCACTGAAACTTCATCTCCCCCGCGCCCAGCGCGAAGGGCGCCACCGAATAATAGATCCGCCCGGCCAGGTCGCGGCCTTTCAGATGGCTGCGCAGCGTATCGGCCATCATCTGCAGATAGTGCAGGCGCGGCCGTCCCCGTGGCACCACCGCGCCGGGCAGCAGCATGCGGCCAGGCGTCGGCTTCAGATGGCCGTCCTGCTGGCCGGGCGAACAGCCCCTGCGCCAGCGCCGGATCCGCGGGCGGGGGCACGGTGAACACGCCGTCCAGGCAGCCATGTTCCAGGTCGTGGAAGGTGCGCGGCAGCGATCCGTCAGGGCGCGGCAGCTGAAAGGTGCGGCGGAAGATCGTGACCAGTTCGTCGCCGGTGGCCTCCAGCGGGCAGCGTGGGGCGTCGGACGGCAAGGCGGTGTCGTCCGGAGCGGCAGGTGATCCGTCAGTCGATCCTGACCGTCCGCCCGCCGGCGCGCAAGCCGGGCAATCAGATCTCGTCCACCACCGCCGTAAAGACATAGCCGCCCAGGCGCACCGTGCGCAGCAGGGCGGGTTCTTTCGGGTCGGCTTCGATCTTCTGGCGCAGCCGGCTGATATGCACGTCGATGCTGCGCTCGATCGGCCCCGCCAGCCCGGCATGGGTCAGCGACAGCAGCTCTTCGCGCGCGATCACCCGGCCGGGATTGCGGCAGAAGGCGAGCAGCAGATCAAACTCGGTGGTTGTCAGCGCGATGCGGGCGCGGGACGGGTCGTGCAGCTGGCGGCGCAGCGGGTCGATCTCCCAGCCGTCGAAGCGCAGCCGGCGGCGGCCGTCGGGCAATGTCGCGCCGTAA
It includes:
- a CDS encoding Crp/Fnr family transcriptional regulator, with product MVRRTDPRSARDSLARIPLFGALSPDEIAALDAACSWRRVEAGAAIIDHQDDGTDVFFVVRGHVRVMIRQPGGQSVILRDIGDGEFFGELAAIDGQPRSAGIQAVTAATVARMPAAIFRRAIHDHPSVSDQVLGLLAGQVRMLATRVTEFSTLNVRHRLYAELLRLSRPDPRDPAHAIISPPPIQADLAARISSHREAVSRELAALTRAGLLDRRRGALVLLDPARLRQLVEEAYAGG
- a CDS encoding TetR/AcrR family transcriptional regulator yields the protein MGRHREFDVDQALDAVMCVFWRKGFEGASYTDLTRAAGVERPALYSAFGNKEAMFRKALARYYERHLDYIPAALELKTAREVAAHILFSAIDLNTRYPDHTGCLGINGVLAGSDEAEPVRQMLIEARAAGEAQLAARFERAKREGDLPAAARPEVLAAFLLTTLHGLAVQAKAGFSREKLTAIAEQALAAWPAAG
- a CDS encoding plasmid stabilization protein codes for the protein MRGGEGDSRNTKAETRAGLDAAMRPEGRLRLGTVLQDIGQRHGITRDDIDAIEGARDKRPAEPMAFD
- a CDS encoding helix-turn-helix transcriptional regulator, which translates into the protein MPFYRFDHAPDPMEKAGFSPEEVPRAITAIGADLAAGMGLTEMGVHFHRKAQLIFTLKGIVRCEADDGVWIVPPHCAVWIPGGVPHTATIAGAVEVYCLFVAPDAAPALPAGCCTVAVSPLLEQLLLHAARMPVLYDEDGPDGRIAAVLLDQLARAPVEQLNFPMPKDPRLRRIAAALMADPSDRATIETWGKRMAAAPRTLTRALTRETGLSFGRWRQQLHILIALQRLDQGAAVQSVALDLGYESAGAFVTMFRKALGKPPARYLAERRRQDGSGAD
- a CDS encoding adenylate/guanylate cyclase domain-containing protein, which encodes MEATSRVLLAPWKGWIGHTALYGAFTIHAALGLHALWRRRHLRMSAVEAWQLGLGLLIPLIVIRHAVSVRLGEMLYGLDDSYWRLLAGYWLPEAGINLFLQLLLLVVVWVHGCIGLYRWLRFKTWFMARSHLLLVAACLVPVLAVIGIAIAGADIQARAAAGDPELARMTAIAPEVAAAARAGLGPWVECLTGAWVLLVATVLTGRLLRDGHARRFRAVRIRYAGPAAADGGDTTVTVPRGWSVLEASLSARIPHASICGGQGRCSTCRVRVLDGGDRQPPPQAVEAGMLRRIRAPADVRLACQLRPLTDLTVQPLIPPGARFTGTMVEDRTGAAGLVGHAREAMVVALFTDLRASTRLAAERTAYDALYLIERYVDVVTEAVTAAGGRVTGIAGDGVMSVFGGTGPVDDVPATCRAALAAAAAIWDGVDALSAELRHELDEPLRIGIGVHLGQSVVGTTGMIAPRPIQFLGDTGNVAARLEEATKAERCTVILSEATVAGVVAGGRGPGPADLGRIGHRVLDIRGRGGAIAVRIVTTRAELDVIRGHRPG
- a CDS encoding SDR family NAD(P)-dependent oxidoreductase; this encodes MSKMLTGRVALVTGGSRGLGAAVAGALADRGADVAISYVASADKAAAVVADLKARGVRAAAFRSDQADTAAAAPLIGRVMAEFGRLDILVNNAAISVLGRMVDDPAADTARLDRLWQTNVAGAVATTRAAAPVLSDGGRIIFIGSALGSRVPFPGVADYAGSKAAIAGYARGAARDLGPRNITVNVVQPGIMPTDMAAEVGDSVPDAVMDLHPIRRIATLDEVAGLVCFLAGPHGGYMTGGVVDIAGGVQV
- a CDS encoding AraC family transcriptional regulator ligand-binding domain-containing protein, which translates into the protein MPAGTISAHLVAEALEGAHRLRLDTGPVLRSAGIDPVALTRPGARVDAETYARLWRGLTRLLDDEFFAMNRRRMKRGSFGFMCATAREAPDLGAAIRIMTRFMMLVFDDIDLRLLRSGDHAQLVMRGRRPTGGAPLPPPRAFADFTIWLMLHGAACWLVGRRIPIRWIDVRARVPAYTDDYRRLFCNDLRFGQADSRLVFDAELLDLPIDRSRRSLTRFLKQAPGNILVRYRNADAWLVRVRHHLRGLHPDDWPDIDSLAAAFGISTATLHRRLAAEGQSYRAIKDALRLDIAIDVLRDPTASVADAAAAAGFADPSSFHRAFRKWTGQSPGRYRAEGG
- a CDS encoding GIY-YIG nuclease family protein is translated as MTSRQPCVYILANGYHGTLYVGVTTDLARRIFEHRESTGDSFVGRYDVRRLVYVEFHDRIDDAIQREKRLKDWKRSWKIRLIEEQNPEWRDLFDNII
- a CDS encoding siderophore-interacting protein, with product MTSTFEPRTDAAPQPGRIARTLQSWFMRPARVAAVETLSPHFRLITLEGAALKDVAWTIGQKLQVAMGTGMTARTYTPIFWDAAAGRTQLLAYLHDRDAGPDATPGSRWAAGLTVGAEYRVFGPRRSLDLSDPGSGWPVVVFGDETSFALAASLGPRSDESAHLFEVSDVAEARLVLARIGLDRARVIGRQAGDAHLAAAEAELIRLAARGARFALTGKAGSIQRISRALKAIGVPAARIRAKAYWAPGKTGLD